The following coding sequences are from one Triticum dicoccoides isolate Atlit2015 ecotype Zavitan chromosome 4A, WEW_v2.0, whole genome shotgun sequence window:
- the LOC119285513 gene encoding probable nicotianamine synthase 2: MDAQNKEVDALVHKITGLHAAIAKLPSLSPSPDVDALFTDLVTVCVPPSPVDVTKLGPEAQEMREGLIRLCSEAEGKLEAHYSYMLAAFDNPLDHLGIFPYYSNYINLSKLEYELLARYVPGGIAPARVAFIGSGPLPFSSYVLAARHLPDTMFDNYDLCGAANDRASKLFRADKDVGARMSFHTADVADLAGELAAYDVVFLAALVGMAAEDKAKVIAHLGAHMADGAALVVRSAHGARGFLYPIVDPQDIGRGGFEVLAVCHPDDDVVNSVIIAQKSKDMHANEHRNGRGGQYARC, translated from the coding sequence ATGGATGCCCAGAACAAGGAGGTCGACGCCCTGGTCCATAAGATCACCGGCCTCCACGCCGCCATCGCCAAGCTGCCGTCCCTCAGCCCATCCCCCGATGTCGACGCGCTCTTCACCGACCTGGTCACCGTGTGCGTGCCCCCGAGCCCCGTGGACGTGACCAAGCTCGGCCCGGAGGCGCAGGAGATGCGGGAGGGCCTCATCCGCCTCTGCTCCGAGGCCGAGGGGAAGCTGGAGGCGCACTACTCCTACATGCTCGCCGCCTTCGACAACCCGCTCGACCACCTCGGCATCTTCCCCTACTACAGCAACTACATCAACCTCAGCAAGCTCGAGTACGAGCTCCTGGCGCGCTACGTGCCCGGCGGCATCGCCCCGGCCCGCGTCGCCTTCATCGGCTCCGGCCCGCTGCCGTTCAGCTCCTACGTCCTCGCCGCCCGCCACCTGCCCGACACCATGTTCGACAACTACGACCTGTGCGGCGCGGCCAACGACCGCGCGAGCAAGCTGTTCCGCGCCGACAAGGACGTGGGCGCCCGCATGTCTTTCCACACCGCCGACGTCGCGGACCTCGCTGGCGAGCTCGCCGCGTACGACGTCGTCTTCCTGGCCGCGCTCGTGGGCATGGCTGCCGAGGACAAGGCCAAGGTGATCGCGCACCTCGGCGCGCATATGGCGGACGGGGCGGCCCTCGTCGTGCGCAGCGCGCACGGCGCGCGTGGGTTCCTGTACCCGATCGTCGATCCCCAGGACATCGGTCGCGGCGGGTTCGAGGTGCTGGCCGTGTGTCACCCCGACGACGACGTGGTGAACTCCGTCATCATCGCACAGAAGTCCAAGGACATGCATGCCAATGAACACCGCAACGGGCGTGGTGGACAGTACGCACGGTGTTAG
- the LOC119285514 gene encoding probable glutamyl endopeptidase, chloroplastic isoform X2, with amino-acid sequence MSALSILHRACLRLALLPLPLAPLRAPLRSSTLPRPLRLPRRAAMSSAASRMSHIAAAAASGESNQPAAADASGLGQEDDDLSLGYRLPPKEIQDIVDAPPLPVLSFSPSKDKILFLKRRALPPLSDLAKPEEKLAGVRIDGHSNTRSRMSSYTGIGIHKLMDDGTLGPEKEVHGYPEGAKINFVTWSHDGRNLSFSVRVEEEDNKISKLRVWIADVESGEARPLFKSPDIYLNAIFDSFVWVDNSTLLVCTIPVSRGALPQKPSVPSGPKIQSNETKNVVQVRTFQDLLKDEYDADLFDYYATSQLMLVSLDGTVKPMGPPAVYTSIDPSPDDKYLMLSSIHRPYSYIVPCGRFPKRVELWTADGKFIRELCDLPLAEDIPIATSSVRKGKRSIYWRPDKPSTLYWVETQDGGDAKVEVSPRDIVYMENAEPINGEQPEILHKLDLRYGGISWCDESLALVYESWYKTRKTRTWVVAPDKKDVSPRILFDRSSEDVYSDPGSPMLRRTAMGTYVIAKVNKQDGSTYLLLNGMGATPEGNVPFLDLFDINTGSKERIWESDKEKYFETVVALMSDKIDGDLPLDQLKILTSKESKTENTQYYLQIWPEKKQVQITKFPHPYPQLASLYKEMIRYQRKDGVQLTAKLYLPPGYDQSKDGPLPCLVWSYPGEFKSKDAAGQVRGSPNEFSGIGATSPLLWLARGFAILSGPTIPIVGEGDVEANDSYVEQLVTSAEAAVEEVVRRGVVHPDKIAVGGHSYGAFMTANLLAHAPHLFCCGIARSGAYNRTLTPFGFQNEDRTLWEATNTYVEMSPFMSANKIKRPILLIHGEQDNNSGTLTMQSDRFFNALKGHGVQSRLVILPFESHGYSARESIMHVLWESDRWLQKYCVNGTSKADSETAADGESKKLAASGGGAASEGLSSDGFSSIPRSLL; translated from the exons ATGTCCGCCCTTTCCATCCTCCACAGGGCTTGCCTCCGACTCGCCCTGCTCCCGCTCCCGCTCGCGCCTCTGCGCGCTCCCCTTCGCTCCTCTACTCTTCCGCGGCCGCTCCGCCTGCCTCGCCGGGCCGCCATGAGCTCCGCCGCCTCCAGGAtgtcccacatcgccgccgccgcagcctccGGGGAGTCCAATCAGCCGGCGGCGGCGGATGCGTCGGGATTGGGCCAGGAAGACGACG ATCTTTCACTGGGCTACCGCCTTCCCCCCAAAGAAATACAGGACATTGTTGATGCACCACCACTTCCTGTTTTGTCGTTCTCACCAAGCAAAGACAAGATTCTATTTCTCAAACGTCGAGCGCTTCCACCACTATCTGATCTCGCAAAGCCTGAGGAGAAACTTGCTGGTGTGAGGATTGATGGCCATTCTAATACTAGAAGTCGAAT GTCTTCCTACACTGGAATAGGTATCCATAAGCTAATGGATGATGGAACTTTGGGCCCAGAGAAGGAGGTCCATGGATACCCTGAAGGAGCAAAGATTAATTTTGTTACCTG GTCACATGATGGTCGTAATCTATCATTCAGTGTTCGAGTTGAAGAG GAGGACAACAAAATCAGCAAGCTAAGGGTATGGATTGCGGACGTGGAATCTGGAGAAGCACGGCCACTTTTTAAATCTCCTGATATATACTTGAATGCTATCTTTGACAG CTTTGTATGGGTTGATAACTCTACTTTGTTAGTCTGCACTATCCCTGTATCACGTGGAGCTCTACCACAGAAGCCATCAGTTCCATCTGGTCCAAAAATTCAGTCTAATGAGACAAAGAATGTGGTCCAAGTGAGAACATTCCAGGATCTTCTGAAAGATGAATATGATGCTGATTTATTTGATTACTATGCAACCTCACAGCTCATGTTGGTCTCTTTGGATGGAACTGTGAAGCCAATGGGGCCTCCTGCTGTATACACATCCATTGATCCATCACCAGATGACAAATATTTGATGCTTTCTTCTATCCACCGTCCATATTCCTATATTGTACCCTGTGGAAGGTTTCCAAAGAGAGTTGAATTATGGACTGCAGATGGTAAGTTTATTAGGGAACTTTGTGACTTGCCCCTTGCAGAGGACATACCAATTGCGACGAGCAGCGTGCGCAAGGGAAAACGTTCAATCTATTGGAGGCCAGACAAACCTTCAACTTTGTATTG GGTGGAGACACAGGATGGTGGAGATGCAAAGGTTGAAGTTTCACCACGTGACATTGTTTACATGGAAAATGCTGAGCCCATAAATGGCGAACAACcagaaatcctacataaacttgaccTCCGATATGG AGGAATCTCTTGGTGTGATGAATCTCTTGCTTTGGTGTATGAATCATGGTACAAAACTCGGAAAACAAGAACATGGGTGGTTGCTCCAGACAAGAAAGATGTCAGTCCGCGCATTTTATTTGACAGATCTTCAGAAGATGTGTACTCTGATCCTGGCTCACCAATGCTGCGAAGAACTGCCATGGGAACATATGTTATTGCAAAAGTTAATAAACAAGATGGAAGTACTTACCTCTTGCTGAATGGAATGGGTGCCACACCAGAAGGAAACGTTCCATTCCTTGACTTGTTTGATAT aaatactGGAAGTAAAGAGCGAATATGGGAAAGTGACAAGGAAAAATACTTTGAAACTGTTGTTGCCTTGATGTCAGACAAAATTGATGGGGACCTTCCCCTTGATCAGTTAAAGATACTTACATCAAAAGAATCAAAAACAGAAAATACACAATATTACCTACAAATTTGGCCGGAAAAGAAGCAAGTGCAGATTACAAAGTTTCCCCACCCATACCCCCAGCTTGCTTCATTGTATAAGGAAATGATAAGGTACCAGCGCAAAGATGGGGTTCAACTAACAGCAAAGTTGTATCTACCTCCAGGTTATGATCAATCAAAAGATGGACCTTTGCCATGTTTAGTTTGGTCATACCCTGGTGAGTTTAAAAGTAAAGATGCTGCGGGACAAGTACGTGGTTCCCCTAATGAGTTTTCAGGGATTGGTGCTACATCTCCTCTTCTTTGGTTGGCTAGAGG GTTTGCTATTCTTTCAGGTCCGACAATTCCGATTGTTGGTGAAGGTGATGTAGAGGCGAACGACAG TTATGTGGAACAACTAGTAACTAGTGCAGAGGCTGCCGTCGAGGAAGTTGTCAGGAGAGGG GTGGTTCATCCTGATAAAATTGCTGTTGGTGGTCATTCGTATGGTGCATTCATGACAGCAAATCTCTTAGCTCATGCTCCTCATCTTTTCTGCTGCGGAATTGCTCGTTCTGGAGCTTACAACAGGACCTTAACTCCATTTGGTTTTCAG AATGAGGACAGAACACTTTGGGAGGCAACTAACACCTATGTGGAGATGAGCCCTTTCATGTCGGCTAACAAAATCAAGAGACCAATATTACTTATTCATGGGGAGCAAGACAACAATTCTGGAACACTGACAATGCAG TCGGACCGATTCTTCAATGCGTTGAAGGGTCATGGTGTACAGTCTCGTTTGGTAATACTTCCTTTTGAAAGCCATGGGTACTCTGCCAGGGAGAGCATTATGCACGTGCTTTGGGAGTCTGACAGGTGGCTGCAGAAGTACTGTGTAAACGGCACTAGCAAGGCTGATTCAGAGACAGCAGCTGATGGAGAAAGTAAAAAATTGGCAGccagtggtggtggagcagcatctGAAGGTCTAAGCTCCGACGGATTCTCATCAATCCCACGATCGCTTCTGTG A
- the LOC119285514 gene encoding probable glutamyl endopeptidase, chloroplastic isoform X1, which translates to MSALSILHRACLRLALLPLPLAPLRAPLRSSTLPRPLRLPRRAAMSSAASRMSHIAAAAASGESNQPAAADASGLGQEDDDLSLGYRLPPKEIQDIVDAPPLPVLSFSPSKDKILFLKRRALPPLSDLAKPEEKLAGVRIDGHSNTRSRMSSYTGIGIHKLMDDGTLGPEKEVHGYPEGAKINFVTWSHDGRNLSFSVRVEEEDNKISKLRVWIADVESGEARPLFKSPDIYLNAIFDSFVWVDNSTLLVCTIPVSRGALPQKPSVPSGPKIQSNETKNVVQVRTFQDLLKDEYDADLFDYYATSQLMLVSLDGTVKPMGPPAVYTSIDPSPDDKYLMLSSIHRPYSYIVPCGRFPKRVELWTADGKFIRELCDLPLAEDIPIATSSVRKGKRSIYWRPDKPSTLYWVETQDGGDAKVEVSPRDIVYMENAEPINGEQPEILHKLDLRYGGISWCDESLALVYESWYKTRKTRTWVVAPDKKDVSPRILFDRSSEDVYSDPGSPMLRRTAMGTYVIAKVNKQDGSTYLLLNGMGATPEGNVPFLDLFDINTGSKERIWESDKEKYFETVVALMSDKIDGDLPLDQLKILTSKESKTENTQYYLQIWPEKKQVQITKFPHPYPQLASLYKEMIRYQRKDGVQLTAKLYLPPGYDQSKDGPLPCLVWSYPGEFKSKDAAGQVRGSPNEFSGIGATSPLLWLARGFAILSGPTIPIVGEGDVEANDSYVEQLVTSAEAAVEEVVRRGVVHPDKIAVGGHSYGAFMTANLLAHAPHLFCCGIARSGAYNRTLTPFGFQNEDRTLWEATNTYVEMSPFMSANKIKRPILLIHGEQDNNSGTLTMQSDRFFNALKGHGVQSRLVILPFESHGYSARESIMHVLWESDRWLQKYCVNGTSKADSETAADGESKKLAASGGGAASEGLSSDGFSSIPRSLLW; encoded by the exons ATGTCCGCCCTTTCCATCCTCCACAGGGCTTGCCTCCGACTCGCCCTGCTCCCGCTCCCGCTCGCGCCTCTGCGCGCTCCCCTTCGCTCCTCTACTCTTCCGCGGCCGCTCCGCCTGCCTCGCCGGGCCGCCATGAGCTCCGCCGCCTCCAGGAtgtcccacatcgccgccgccgcagcctccGGGGAGTCCAATCAGCCGGCGGCGGCGGATGCGTCGGGATTGGGCCAGGAAGACGACG ATCTTTCACTGGGCTACCGCCTTCCCCCCAAAGAAATACAGGACATTGTTGATGCACCACCACTTCCTGTTTTGTCGTTCTCACCAAGCAAAGACAAGATTCTATTTCTCAAACGTCGAGCGCTTCCACCACTATCTGATCTCGCAAAGCCTGAGGAGAAACTTGCTGGTGTGAGGATTGATGGCCATTCTAATACTAGAAGTCGAAT GTCTTCCTACACTGGAATAGGTATCCATAAGCTAATGGATGATGGAACTTTGGGCCCAGAGAAGGAGGTCCATGGATACCCTGAAGGAGCAAAGATTAATTTTGTTACCTG GTCACATGATGGTCGTAATCTATCATTCAGTGTTCGAGTTGAAGAG GAGGACAACAAAATCAGCAAGCTAAGGGTATGGATTGCGGACGTGGAATCTGGAGAAGCACGGCCACTTTTTAAATCTCCTGATATATACTTGAATGCTATCTTTGACAG CTTTGTATGGGTTGATAACTCTACTTTGTTAGTCTGCACTATCCCTGTATCACGTGGAGCTCTACCACAGAAGCCATCAGTTCCATCTGGTCCAAAAATTCAGTCTAATGAGACAAAGAATGTGGTCCAAGTGAGAACATTCCAGGATCTTCTGAAAGATGAATATGATGCTGATTTATTTGATTACTATGCAACCTCACAGCTCATGTTGGTCTCTTTGGATGGAACTGTGAAGCCAATGGGGCCTCCTGCTGTATACACATCCATTGATCCATCACCAGATGACAAATATTTGATGCTTTCTTCTATCCACCGTCCATATTCCTATATTGTACCCTGTGGAAGGTTTCCAAAGAGAGTTGAATTATGGACTGCAGATGGTAAGTTTATTAGGGAACTTTGTGACTTGCCCCTTGCAGAGGACATACCAATTGCGACGAGCAGCGTGCGCAAGGGAAAACGTTCAATCTATTGGAGGCCAGACAAACCTTCAACTTTGTATTG GGTGGAGACACAGGATGGTGGAGATGCAAAGGTTGAAGTTTCACCACGTGACATTGTTTACATGGAAAATGCTGAGCCCATAAATGGCGAACAACcagaaatcctacataaacttgaccTCCGATATGG AGGAATCTCTTGGTGTGATGAATCTCTTGCTTTGGTGTATGAATCATGGTACAAAACTCGGAAAACAAGAACATGGGTGGTTGCTCCAGACAAGAAAGATGTCAGTCCGCGCATTTTATTTGACAGATCTTCAGAAGATGTGTACTCTGATCCTGGCTCACCAATGCTGCGAAGAACTGCCATGGGAACATATGTTATTGCAAAAGTTAATAAACAAGATGGAAGTACTTACCTCTTGCTGAATGGAATGGGTGCCACACCAGAAGGAAACGTTCCATTCCTTGACTTGTTTGATAT aaatactGGAAGTAAAGAGCGAATATGGGAAAGTGACAAGGAAAAATACTTTGAAACTGTTGTTGCCTTGATGTCAGACAAAATTGATGGGGACCTTCCCCTTGATCAGTTAAAGATACTTACATCAAAAGAATCAAAAACAGAAAATACACAATATTACCTACAAATTTGGCCGGAAAAGAAGCAAGTGCAGATTACAAAGTTTCCCCACCCATACCCCCAGCTTGCTTCATTGTATAAGGAAATGATAAGGTACCAGCGCAAAGATGGGGTTCAACTAACAGCAAAGTTGTATCTACCTCCAGGTTATGATCAATCAAAAGATGGACCTTTGCCATGTTTAGTTTGGTCATACCCTGGTGAGTTTAAAAGTAAAGATGCTGCGGGACAAGTACGTGGTTCCCCTAATGAGTTTTCAGGGATTGGTGCTACATCTCCTCTTCTTTGGTTGGCTAGAGG GTTTGCTATTCTTTCAGGTCCGACAATTCCGATTGTTGGTGAAGGTGATGTAGAGGCGAACGACAG TTATGTGGAACAACTAGTAACTAGTGCAGAGGCTGCCGTCGAGGAAGTTGTCAGGAGAGGG GTGGTTCATCCTGATAAAATTGCTGTTGGTGGTCATTCGTATGGTGCATTCATGACAGCAAATCTCTTAGCTCATGCTCCTCATCTTTTCTGCTGCGGAATTGCTCGTTCTGGAGCTTACAACAGGACCTTAACTCCATTTGGTTTTCAG AATGAGGACAGAACACTTTGGGAGGCAACTAACACCTATGTGGAGATGAGCCCTTTCATGTCGGCTAACAAAATCAAGAGACCAATATTACTTATTCATGGGGAGCAAGACAACAATTCTGGAACACTGACAATGCAG TCGGACCGATTCTTCAATGCGTTGAAGGGTCATGGTGTACAGTCTCGTTTGGTAATACTTCCTTTTGAAAGCCATGGGTACTCTGCCAGGGAGAGCATTATGCACGTGCTTTGGGAGTCTGACAGGTGGCTGCAGAAGTACTGTGTAAACGGCACTAGCAAGGCTGATTCAGAGACAGCAGCTGATGGAGAAAGTAAAAAATTGGCAGccagtggtggtggagcagcatctGAAGGTCTAAGCTCCGACGGATTCTCATCAATCCCACGATCGCTTCTGTGGTAA
- the LOC119285515 gene encoding uncharacterized protein LOC119285515 has protein sequence MLDIQKRRVQLLLFVAGVLALSMTAEKCRELVGKEAASKSGQFTFMNCFDMGSGSLACAGKEGVKLYVNNLRSAHIETVRQRALEKALADALTEGLSPAEAAKQAQKIGAKATKVAARQAKRILGPIISCGWDFFEAMYFGGSMTEGFLRGMGTLFGTYAGGFHGEERLGKLGYLVGSQLGSWVGGRIGLMVYDVINGLNYMLEFVRPEEYRSSSYAAEEGSEYADNYRSSSYVSEEGSEYADNYRSREGYEPTYSETPEEAQAEEDSGGFSLF, from the exons ATGCTCGACATCCAGAAGCGGCGCGTCCAGCTTCTGCTCTTCGTCGCCGGCGTGCTCGCCCTCAGCATGACAG CTGAGAAGTGCAGGGAACTTGTCGGAAAGGAGGCTGCATCAAAGAGTGGGCAGTTCACATTCATGAACTGTTTCGATATGGGGTCGGGCAGCCTTGCATGCGCAGGGAAGGAGGGGGTGAAGCTGTATGTAAACAACCTGCGAAGCGCACACATAGAAACCGTGCGGCAGCGAGCCCTTGAGAAAGCGTTGGCTGATGCTTTGACAGAAGGCCTGAGTCCTGCTGAGGCAGCCAAGCAAGCTCAGAAGATCGGGGCAAAAGCGACGAAGGTGGCCGCTCGTCAAGCGAAGAGGATATTGGGGCCGATAATTTCCTGTGGCTGGGACTTCTTCGAGGCAATGTACTTTGGCGGAAGCATGACAGAAGGTTTCCTCCGGGGCATGGGCACCTTATTCGGAACCTATGCGGGTGGTTTCCATGGCGAGGAGAGGCTGGGAAAGCTTGGCTATCTCGTTGGAAGCCAGCTAGGCAGCTGGGTTGGGGGAAGAATCGGACTGATGGTCTATGATGTCATCAACGGGTTGAACTACATGCTTGAGTTTGTCCGTCCAGAGGAGTATCGATCATCATCTTACGCAGCAGAAGAGGGCTCAGAGTATGCAGATAACTACAGAAGTTCGTCTTACGTATCAGAAGAGGGCTCAGAGTATGCAGATAACTACAGAAGTCGCGAAGGATATGAGCCAACATACAGTGAGACGCCAGAAGAGGCGCAGGCGGAGGAGGATTCGGGGGGTTTCAGCTTGTTCTGA
- the LOC119288804 gene encoding probable protein phosphatase 2C 21 isoform X1, which translates to MVFILKSFRKANPAMGDATTKCSAGEENDRIKYATSSMKGFRDEMEDALTAVLDLDGYSSTSFFGVYDGHGGADVALYCSRQFHIELTREPDYGNNLRTALEHVYFRIDKKLKRSDEWKREPAHPPGSRTLKNLLRAALCEERYVPPQQEGTTACVALIRGNQIIVGNIGDSRCVLSRNGQANDLSTDHKPDLQQERERIERAGGQVTRDENPQRDFTGRLVSVDLGIHRIGGKLAISRAIGDFQFKQNKTLSPAEQIVTSSPDIHTVDITDDTEFLIIASDGIWDVKSSQEAVDFVRQRLQSGEIDLRAICERLLDSCLGRRRMSDNMSVIVVQFKAGARANPTATAEARADEIEVSIEVGQPSNGNEDDDGSVNGCIGCFGRLDMFEAGQD; encoded by the exons ATGGTGTTTATACTGAAATCTTTCAGGAAAGCAAACCCAGCAATGGGTGATGCAACAACCAAGTGTTCTGCTGGAGAAGAGAATGACAGAATCAAGTATGCTACGTCATCTATGAAAGGATTTCGTGATGAAATGGAAGATGCC CTCACAGCTGTCCTAGATCTAGATGGTTACAGTTCCACATCATTCTTTGGTGTTTATGATGGCCATGGAG gAGCTGATGTAGCATTGTATTGTTcaaggcaatttcatattgagctcaCCAGGGAACCAGACTATGGCAACAATCTGCGTACCGCACTGGAGCATGTGTATTTCAG AATTGATAAGAAGTTGAAACGATCGGATGAATGGAAAAGGGAGCCAGCTCATCCTCCTGGTAGTAGAACTTTGAAAAACTTGCTCAGGGCTGCTCTTTGTGAG gaacgttatgTTCCCCCCCAACAGGAAGGAACCACAGCATGTGTGGCTCTCATTAGAGGTAACCAGATTATTGTTGGAAATATTGGTGATTCCCGTTGTGTACTCTCAAGGAATGGTCAG GCAAATGATCTATCCACCGATCACAAGCCAGACCTCCAACAGGAAAGGGAGAGAATTGAAAGGGCAGGAGGGCAAGTAACCAGGGATGAGAACCCCCAGAGAGATTTCACAGGACGACTAGTTAGTGTGGACTTGGGCATCCATCGCATCGGGGGGAAATTAGCCATATCCAGAGCGATTG GTGATTTTCAATTCAAGCAGAACAAAACTTTGTCTCCTGCAGAACAAATTGTGACAAGTAGTCCGGACATTCACACT GTGGACATAACTGATGATACTGAATTTCTTATTATAGCAAGTGACGGTATCTG GGATGTCAAGTCAAGTCAAGAGGCGGTTGATTTTGTAAGGCAGCGTTTGCAATCC GGGGAGATAGATCTGCGTGCCATTTGTGAGAGACTTCTTGATTCATGCCTGGGCCGCCGGAGAATGAGTGACAATATGAGCGTGATAGTGGTTCAGTTCAAGGCGGGCGCCCGCGCCAACCCCACTGCTACTGCTGAAGCCAGGGCTGACGAAATCGAGGTCAGCATCGAAGTGGGGCAGCCCAGCAACGGAAATGAGGACGACGACGGCTCTGTCAACGGCTGCATAGGATGCTTCGGCCGCTTGGATATGTTTGAGGCCGGCCAGGACTGA
- the LOC119288804 gene encoding probable protein phosphatase 2C 21 isoform X2: MGDATTKCSAGEENDRIKYATSSMKGFRDEMEDALTAVLDLDGYSSTSFFGVYDGHGGADVALYCSRQFHIELTREPDYGNNLRTALEHVYFRIDKKLKRSDEWKREPAHPPGSRTLKNLLRAALCEERYVPPQQEGTTACVALIRGNQIIVGNIGDSRCVLSRNGQANDLSTDHKPDLQQERERIERAGGQVTRDENPQRDFTGRLVSVDLGIHRIGGKLAISRAIGDFQFKQNKTLSPAEQIVTSSPDIHTVDITDDTEFLIIASDGIWDVKSSQEAVDFVRQRLQSGEIDLRAICERLLDSCLGRRRMSDNMSVIVVQFKAGARANPTATAEARADEIEVSIEVGQPSNGNEDDDGSVNGCIGCFGRLDMFEAGQD, translated from the exons ATGGGTGATGCAACAACCAAGTGTTCTGCTGGAGAAGAGAATGACAGAATCAAGTATGCTACGTCATCTATGAAAGGATTTCGTGATGAAATGGAAGATGCC CTCACAGCTGTCCTAGATCTAGATGGTTACAGTTCCACATCATTCTTTGGTGTTTATGATGGCCATGGAG gAGCTGATGTAGCATTGTATTGTTcaaggcaatttcatattgagctcaCCAGGGAACCAGACTATGGCAACAATCTGCGTACCGCACTGGAGCATGTGTATTTCAG AATTGATAAGAAGTTGAAACGATCGGATGAATGGAAAAGGGAGCCAGCTCATCCTCCTGGTAGTAGAACTTTGAAAAACTTGCTCAGGGCTGCTCTTTGTGAG gaacgttatgTTCCCCCCCAACAGGAAGGAACCACAGCATGTGTGGCTCTCATTAGAGGTAACCAGATTATTGTTGGAAATATTGGTGATTCCCGTTGTGTACTCTCAAGGAATGGTCAG GCAAATGATCTATCCACCGATCACAAGCCAGACCTCCAACAGGAAAGGGAGAGAATTGAAAGGGCAGGAGGGCAAGTAACCAGGGATGAGAACCCCCAGAGAGATTTCACAGGACGACTAGTTAGTGTGGACTTGGGCATCCATCGCATCGGGGGGAAATTAGCCATATCCAGAGCGATTG GTGATTTTCAATTCAAGCAGAACAAAACTTTGTCTCCTGCAGAACAAATTGTGACAAGTAGTCCGGACATTCACACT GTGGACATAACTGATGATACTGAATTTCTTATTATAGCAAGTGACGGTATCTG GGATGTCAAGTCAAGTCAAGAGGCGGTTGATTTTGTAAGGCAGCGTTTGCAATCC GGGGAGATAGATCTGCGTGCCATTTGTGAGAGACTTCTTGATTCATGCCTGGGCCGCCGGAGAATGAGTGACAATATGAGCGTGATAGTGGTTCAGTTCAAGGCGGGCGCCCGCGCCAACCCCACTGCTACTGCTGAAGCCAGGGCTGACGAAATCGAGGTCAGCATCGAAGTGGGGCAGCCCAGCAACGGAAATGAGGACGACGACGGCTCTGTCAACGGCTGCATAGGATGCTTCGGCCGCTTGGATATGTTTGAGGCCGGCCAGGACTGA